In Apium graveolens cultivar Ventura chromosome 10, ASM990537v1, whole genome shotgun sequence, the following are encoded in one genomic region:
- the LOC141690495 gene encoding uncharacterized protein LOC141690495: MERYRVATAYHPQTNGKAEVSNREIKRILEKVVSPSRKYWSVKLDEAAYENNKLYKEKVKIWHDRRLVHKSFVPGQQVLLFNSHLRLSPGKLKSRWSGPFIVKTLFSHDAVEIFDKHPGEAFKVNDQRLKHYYGNMVNREAVTAIPVMT; encoded by the exons ATGGAAAGGTATCGTGTCGCCacagcttatcatcctcaaactaatgggaAGGCTGAAGTATCTAATCGAGAGATCAAGCGAATCTTGGAGAAGGTTGTTAGTCCGTCAAGGAAGTACTGGTCAGTGAAGCTAGATGAAGCT gcttatgagaacaacaagtTATACAAGGAGAAGGTCAAGATATGGCATGATAGGAGGTTAGTGCACAAGTCATTTGTACCTGGTCAGCAAGTCCTACTTTTCAACTCTCATCTCAGACTTTCTCCTGGAAAGCTTAAGTCAAGGTGGTCGGGACCGTTCATAGTCAAGACTCTGTTTTCACATGATGCAGTGGAGATTTTTGATAAGCATCCTGGCgaagcattcaaggttaatgatCAGAGGTTAAAGCATTACTATGGTAATATGGTGAACCGCGAGGCGGTGACCGCCATTCCTGTTATGACTTGA